The proteins below come from a single Xiphophorus couchianus chromosome 20, X_couchianus-1.0, whole genome shotgun sequence genomic window:
- the LOC114134875 gene encoding G-protein coupled receptor 61-like translates to MEPTWNSSHTTPQPVSNVSALLLPEGWALSQALALLAMLLMDLLAVVGNLAVMAVIAKAPQLHKFAFVFHLCVVDLLAALVLMPLGMLSNRAFFGEALCRSYVFLSVCLVSAAILSISVINVERYYYIIHPMRYEVKMTVGLVASVLVGIWVKALAMSALPLLAWFLQGGRTPLLESGGVGGGGGGAIPPPPTSQGHRRCSLHWTGGSSNRLAFMVLFTLVYFLCPLLVILVVYCNMFKVARVAAMHHGPIPTWMDTPRRQRSESLSSRSTMVTSSGTGTGTDRATPHRPFGGGKAAAVLAAVGGQFLCCWLPYFTFHLYSALAASPPAALASLEEVVTWIGYFCFTSNPFFYGCLNRQIREELGKHLPCLFRRAGVEMEDRLPSRDGSIEENFLQFLQGTACNLDPQNSRSTSSPKGGEACCPVAQCQPTEIAQPIPFDFRIPGQIAEETSEFIEIEQAKNNHIYTDN, encoded by the coding sequence ATGGAGCCAACGTGGAACTCCTCCCACACGACTCCACAGCCCGTCTCCAACGTGTCCGCCTTGTTGCTGCCCGAAGGCTGGGCTCTGTCCCAGGCGCTAGCCCTGCTAGCAATGCTGCTCATGGATCTGCTGGCTGTGGTGGGCAACTTGGCTGTCATGGCAGTCATCGCGAAGGCCCCGCAGCTCCACAAGTTTGCCTTTGTCTTCCACCTGTGTGTGGTGGACCTCCTGGCAGCCCTGGTGCTGATGCCACTCGGCATGCTCTCGAACCGGGCCTTCTTTGGCGAGGCCTTGTGTCGGAGCTACGTCTTTCTTAGCGTGTGCCTAGTCAGTGCTGCCATTCTCTCAATCTCCGTCATCAACGTGGAGCGGTACTACTACATCATACATCCCATGCGTTATGAGGTGAAGATGACTGTTGGTCTGGTGGCTTCGGTGCTGGTGGGGATCTGGGTCAAAGCTCTGGCCATGTCTGCTCTGCCGCTGCTCGCTTGGTTCCTGCAAGGCGGAAGAACTCCTCTCCTGGAGAGCGGTGGGGtcggtggaggaggtggaggggcCATCCCACCTCCCCCCACCTCTCAGGGTCACAGGCGATGCTCCCTTCACTGGACTGGAGGAAGCTCAAACCGCTTAGCCTTCATGGTCCTTTTCACTCTGGTGTACTTCCTCTGCCCACTGTTGGTTATCCTCGTCGTCTACTGCAACATGTTCAAAGTGGCTCGGGTGGCCGCCATGCACCACGGGCCGATTCCTACTTGGATGGACACACCGCGTCGGCAGCGGTCAGAGTCGCTCAGCAGCAGGTCCACCATGGTCACAAGCTCTGGGACGGGGACTGGCACCGACAGAGCCACTCCCCACCGACCCTTCGGGGGAGGAAAGGCTGCGGCCGTGTTGGCGGCTGTAGGTGGGCAGTTCCTGTGCTGCTGGCTGCCCTACTTCACTTTCCACCTGTACTCAGCTCTGGCTGCCAGTCCACCCGCTGCGCTGGCCTCTCTGGAAGAGGTGGTGACCTGGATCGGTTACTTCTGCTTCACCTCCAACCCGTTCTTCTACGGCTGCCTGAACAGACAGATCCGCGAGGAGCTCGGCAAGCATCTTCCTTGCCTGTTTCGCAGAGCTGGGGTCGAAATGGAGGACAGACTGCCGAGCCGTGACGGGTCCATAGAGGAGAACTTTCTTCAGTTTCTTCAAGGCACTGCCTGCAACCTGGACCCTCAAAACTCTCGCAGCACTTCCAGCCCGAAGGGGGGAGAAGCCTGCTGCCCTGTTGCTCAGTGCCAACCGACTGAGATAGCACAACCCATTCCTTTTGATTTTCGCATTCCTGGACAGATTGCCGAGGAGACTTCAGAGTTTATTGAGATTGAACAGGCAAAAAACAACCACATATATACAGACAATTAG